A window of the Arenibacter algicola genome harbors these coding sequences:
- a CDS encoding alpha-amylase family glycosyl hydrolase has protein sequence MKKGLLLAALLLFFLSCKENKNEKVKEAGPTTELPQKRELKSPFFWNAANIYFLLTDRFNNGDTLNDISLNRTKETAVLRGFMGGDIQGITQKINDGYFTDLGINAIWFSPVVEQIHDNVDEGTGNTYGYHGYWAKDWTALDPNFGTKKELEILVKTAHENGIRILMDIVLNHTGPVTDLDPVWPKEWVRTGPICEYTNYETTTNCTLVRNLPDIITESDEAVELPDALLAKWKEEGRLSNELDELQVFFERTKYPRAPRFYIIKWLTDYVNDLGIDGFRVDTAKHTDEKTWKELYSEASYAFNTWKRKHPEEVLDDNPFFMVGEVYGYKISSGREYDFGDKKVDYFDNGFHSLINFELRDDANQDYETIFSKYNDLLFTELEGKSVVNYLTSHDDIDSFDKERKNPYHAANVLLLTPGASQIYYGDESARNLTIEGAQGDATLRSFMNWGELDSIPLNQKILGYWQKLGQFRNDHPAIGAGKHQRLSKSPYVFGRTYLNGEFKDKVVVGLKLPKGKKYLWVKGFFGDGTKLHDAFSETEVTVENGKVFLENDLDIALLELVKK, from the coding sequence ATGAAAAAGGGACTTCTTCTTGCCGCGCTTTTGTTGTTTTTTTTATCCTGCAAAGAGAATAAAAATGAAAAGGTAAAAGAAGCCGGTCCCACTACGGAGCTGCCACAAAAAAGGGAATTGAAATCGCCTTTTTTCTGGAATGCAGCCAACATTTATTTTTTACTTACCGACCGTTTTAACAATGGTGACACTTTAAACGATATTAGCCTAAACAGAACCAAGGAGACTGCTGTATTGAGGGGCTTTATGGGAGGTGATATCCAAGGAATAACCCAGAAAATAAATGATGGCTATTTTACAGATTTGGGTATTAATGCCATTTGGTTTAGCCCAGTAGTTGAGCAAATCCATGACAATGTGGACGAAGGAACGGGCAATACATATGGATATCATGGATATTGGGCCAAGGATTGGACGGCTCTGGATCCCAATTTTGGAACCAAAAAAGAATTGGAAATACTCGTTAAGACAGCCCATGAAAACGGCATCAGAATCCTGATGGATATTGTGCTCAACCACACGGGGCCTGTAACGGATTTAGACCCTGTATGGCCAAAGGAATGGGTACGCACCGGACCGATATGTGAATACACAAATTATGAAACAACAACCAATTGTACCCTAGTTAGGAACTTGCCAGATATAATAACGGAATCTGATGAGGCCGTTGAACTTCCCGATGCCCTATTGGCTAAATGGAAGGAAGAAGGTAGACTAAGCAACGAACTTGACGAACTGCAAGTTTTTTTTGAACGAACCAAATATCCCAGGGCACCACGATTTTATATTATTAAATGGCTGACCGACTATGTGAATGATCTGGGAATAGACGGTTTTAGGGTAGATACGGCCAAACATACGGACGAAAAAACTTGGAAGGAATTATACAGCGAAGCTTCATATGCTTTTAATACTTGGAAAAGAAAACATCCGGAAGAAGTCTTGGACGACAATCCCTTTTTTATGGTCGGAGAGGTGTACGGTTATAAAATATCCAGTGGTCGTGAATATGATTTTGGGGACAAAAAAGTAGATTATTTTGACAATGGGTTTCATAGTCTGATCAATTTCGAATTAAGGGATGATGCCAACCAGGATTATGAAACCATATTTAGCAAATATAATGACCTATTGTTTACGGAATTGGAAGGAAAAAGTGTGGTTAATTACCTTACTTCACACGATGATATTGACTCCTTTGACAAGGAGAGAAAAAACCCTTATCATGCCGCAAATGTATTGTTACTTACCCCCGGTGCCTCCCAAATTTATTATGGGGACGAATCCGCACGCAATTTAACCATTGAAGGCGCCCAAGGAGATGCTACCCTTAGATCTTTTATGAACTGGGGGGAATTGGACAGTATTCCATTGAATCAGAAAATATTGGGCTATTGGCAGAAACTGGGGCAGTTTAGAAACGATCACCCCGCAATAGGAGCAGGAAAGCACCAGAGGCTCTCCAAAAGCCCCTACGTTTTTGGCAGAACCTATTTAAATGGGGAATTTAAGGATAAGGTCGTAGTTGGTTTAAAACTTCCCAAAGGCAAAAAATACCTATGGGTAAAAGGCTTTTTCGGTGATGGAACAAAACTACACGATGCATTTTCCGAAACCGAGGTTACAGTAGAAAATGGCAAAGTTTTCTTAGAAAATGACCTTGACATTGCATTATTGGAATTAGTCAAGAAGTAA
- a CDS encoding metallophosphoesterase codes for MKLNRRQFILKLVLGSFSFVVLDAFWLETNFIEWTEHDISESESNKIKAIHLTDLHLHSIKSVHKSIADRINEEQPDVIFFTGDSLERNKYLPILQEFLSLIDFKIPKITILGNKESSGRIDLQKLKDVYVNRNGILLVNEPYLLKTKNRKINIVGLDDLVHGHPDFRKTTEVIDKSLATIILNHCPAYREQIDLISVEQEIKPKLILSGHTHGGQITFFGKPFFTPYGSGNYVKGWYNNQVSKMYVSKGIGTTYFPIRFGARAEASIFYI; via the coding sequence ATGAAACTAAATAGAAGACAATTTATCCTAAAATTGGTTTTGGGGTCCTTTAGTTTTGTTGTCCTTGACGCTTTCTGGCTGGAAACCAATTTTATAGAGTGGACGGAGCACGACATTTCTGAATCGGAATCCAACAAAATCAAAGCCATTCACCTAACCGACCTGCATTTGCACAGTATAAAATCGGTTCATAAATCCATTGCAGACCGAATTAACGAGGAACAACCCGATGTCATTTTTTTTACGGGAGATTCCTTGGAACGAAATAAATATCTTCCGATTTTACAGGAATTTTTAAGTCTAATTGACTTCAAAATTCCAAAAATTACCATTTTGGGCAATAAGGAATCTTCGGGAAGAATAGATTTACAAAAACTAAAGGATGTTTATGTGAATCGTAATGGGATTTTGCTTGTCAACGAACCATACCTGCTAAAAACTAAAAATAGGAAAATTAACATTGTGGGATTGGACGACTTGGTGCATGGCCATCCGGATTTTAGAAAAACCACCGAAGTTATAGACAAATCATTAGCTACTATTATACTCAATCATTGTCCGGCCTATAGGGAGCAAATAGACCTTATCAGTGTAGAGCAAGAAATTAAGCCGAAATTAATACTTTCGGGACATACCCACGGAGGGCAGATAACATTTTTCGGAAAGCCCTTTTTTACGCCATACGGTAGTGGAAATTATGTTAAAGGATGGTATAATAACCAGGTTTCAAAAATGTACGTATCAAAAGGAATAGGTACAACATATTTTCCAATTCGCTTTGGAGCCCGCGCTGAGGCAAGCATATTCTACATCTAG